Proteins from a single region of Verrucosispora sp. NA02020:
- a CDS encoding LuxR family transcriptional regulator has product MTLLERDHEQLRIRDHVAGLDAGTGAIVLVEGAPGIGKSALLAEVCRTAQGQEVGVLTAHGGELEQDMPFGVVRQLFEPALHAVAPADRADLFTGAARLASVVFDSRPGSPDTSVGDVVHALHWLCANLAERRPLLLVVDDVHWADEASLRFLSHLSRRVTHLPILLLLATRPAWRHDRSPTAQVLSGVSADILPLAPLGREAVAALVRDTLSPGADESFCEACATVSGGNPFLLTEAINALRVKGVAARASEVHHLGALRSDFITRSVLARITSMGPQALHLARAVAVLGSSATLHRVATLADIAAGPTRPDTDANQTAHTVDLLVREAVLAPGLPLDFVHPLLRTAVYTDISAPFRAHLHKAAALLLATEQVAPEHIAPHLLACEPTCDPWVADALHSAAHAASGRSAIENAVRFLERAMIEPPAPSVRTSVSVDLIRALVRANRLGDAGIRLQSLLNTPDTTAIPAETAVDLGTQLVIAGQHHHGGHLLQYAQSAARDSPEIAIRVLAAAAFGGLTAMDPPHIWIHQLEQAVSGLSATADTDRMVYATLAFLTAATGDRTADEVTRMATVAATGPLPARGFGLLVNLASAALAICGQNDDALQLLDAGIDAARQDGDLTTLGYLSVLRSHTAIDAGRLMEAEADGQTALEIYQERPEERPLAAAVLVDALVACGETAAAQDVLTTFGLETHLPLNWLISHFFHLARARLRLHQHRPADALVDLAVCGDALTAAGYTNPAFAGWRFEKVQAHLALGDTAQACALAAEEVELARRFRSPRSLGTALRSAAAVAKGAERLALLREAVTILESTSAPLHHAHALFEYGAALRRNGERSAAQEPLRRALHHASRCGAQLLTRQATDELLAAGARPRRHTLSGPEALTAQELRVAHLAAAGATNRDIAQRLFVTRRTVEIHLTNAYRKLNITSRGQLQAALVSSD; this is encoded by the coding sequence GTGACTCTGCTCGAACGCGATCACGAGCAACTGCGGATCCGGGATCACGTTGCCGGGCTCGACGCGGGAACCGGTGCGATCGTGCTCGTCGAAGGCGCACCCGGAATCGGCAAGTCGGCGCTGCTTGCGGAGGTGTGCCGAACCGCTCAAGGCCAAGAGGTCGGGGTGCTCACCGCACACGGCGGTGAACTTGAACAGGACATGCCGTTCGGAGTCGTACGGCAACTGTTCGAACCGGCCCTGCATGCTGTCGCGCCGGCGGATCGCGCGGATCTCTTCACCGGCGCAGCCCGGCTCGCCTCGGTGGTGTTCGACAGCCGTCCTGGTTCCCCGGACACGTCGGTGGGCGATGTCGTCCATGCTCTGCACTGGCTTTGTGCCAACCTCGCCGAACGGAGACCACTGCTGCTGGTCGTCGACGATGTCCACTGGGCCGACGAGGCGTCGCTACGGTTCCTCTCTCATCTTTCGCGACGGGTGACGCACCTGCCGATCCTGCTGCTGCTCGCCACCCGCCCCGCCTGGCGCCACGACCGCTCACCCACTGCACAGGTCCTGAGCGGCGTCAGCGCGGACATTCTGCCCCTGGCTCCGCTGGGCCGTGAGGCCGTCGCGGCGCTGGTTCGTGACACCTTGTCGCCGGGCGCGGACGAGAGTTTCTGCGAGGCGTGCGCGACCGTCAGCGGAGGCAACCCGTTTCTGCTCACCGAGGCGATCAACGCGCTACGAGTCAAAGGCGTTGCCGCCCGAGCGAGCGAGGTGCACCACCTGGGAGCCCTGCGATCCGACTTCATCACCAGGTCGGTGCTGGCGCGCATCACGTCAATGGGACCCCAGGCCCTGCACCTGGCCAGGGCCGTGGCCGTGCTCGGTAGCTCTGCCACGCTGCACCGGGTCGCGACGCTCGCCGACATCGCCGCCGGACCGACGCGGCCGGACACGGACGCGAACCAGACCGCACACACCGTCGACCTTCTTGTCCGCGAGGCCGTCCTTGCGCCAGGGCTACCCCTCGACTTCGTGCATCCCCTACTTCGGACCGCCGTCTACACCGACATCAGCGCACCGTTTCGTGCCCACCTGCACAAGGCGGCAGCCCTGCTGCTGGCGACCGAACAGGTGGCTCCGGAACACATCGCACCCCATCTGCTCGCCTGCGAACCGACCTGTGATCCGTGGGTCGCCGACGCCCTGCACAGCGCCGCACACGCCGCGTCCGGCCGCAGCGCGATCGAGAACGCGGTCCGGTTCCTGGAGCGGGCAATGATCGAGCCACCCGCACCATCCGTTCGTACCTCGGTAAGCGTCGACCTGATCCGGGCCCTGGTGCGAGCGAACCGGCTCGGCGACGCAGGGATCCGCCTACAGTCACTCCTGAACACACCCGACACCACGGCCATCCCCGCCGAGACGGCAGTGGATCTCGGCACCCAACTGGTGATCGCCGGGCAGCACCATCACGGCGGCCACCTCCTGCAGTACGCACAGAGCGCCGCGAGAGACAGTCCGGAGATCGCCATCCGCGTCCTCGCTGCGGCCGCGTTCGGTGGCCTCACCGCCATGGATCCGCCTCACATCTGGATTCACCAACTGGAACAGGCAGTATCCGGGCTCTCCGCCACCGCCGACACGGACCGGATGGTGTACGCCACTCTCGCCTTCCTCACGGCTGCCACCGGGGACCGGACTGCGGACGAGGTCACCCGCATGGCCACTGTCGCCGCGACGGGTCCCTTACCTGCCAGAGGCTTCGGCCTGCTGGTCAACCTGGCGAGCGCGGCGCTGGCCATCTGTGGCCAGAACGATGATGCGCTGCAGCTCCTCGATGCCGGCATCGACGCTGCCAGACAGGACGGTGACCTCACCACGCTCGGCTATCTGTCGGTGCTGCGTTCACATACCGCGATCGACGCTGGCAGGCTCATGGAGGCCGAAGCCGACGGTCAGACGGCACTGGAGATCTACCAGGAGAGACCCGAGGAACGTCCCCTGGCCGCCGCAGTGCTCGTCGACGCTCTGGTCGCCTGCGGCGAGACCGCCGCCGCCCAGGATGTGCTCACCACGTTCGGTCTCGAAACCCACCTACCGCTGAACTGGCTGATCTCCCACTTCTTCCACCTCGCCAGAGCCCGGCTCCGTCTCCATCAGCACCGCCCGGCCGACGCGCTCGTCGACCTGGCCGTCTGCGGCGATGCGCTCACCGCCGCCGGGTACACCAATCCGGCGTTCGCGGGGTGGCGCTTCGAGAAGGTGCAGGCGCACCTGGCGTTGGGTGACACCGCCCAGGCTTGCGCCCTGGCCGCCGAAGAAGTCGAACTGGCTCGACGGTTCAGATCCCCGCGCTCGCTCGGCACTGCCCTGCGGTCGGCGGCTGCGGTCGCCAAGGGCGCGGAACGTCTCGCCCTGCTGCGGGAAGCTGTGACCATCCTCGAAAGCACGTCTGCCCCGCTCCACCACGCGCATGCCCTGTTCGAGTACGGCGCCGCGCTGCGCCGCAACGGCGAGCGCAGTGCCGCGCAGGAGCCGCTGCGCCGGGCCCTGCATCACGCCAGCCGCTGCGGGGCGCAGTTGCTGACCCGCCAGGCGACCGACGAACTGCTGGCCGCCGGTGCCCGTCCACGCCGTCACACGTTGTCGGGGCCCGAGGCGTTGACCGCGCAGGAACTCCGTGTCGCTCATTTGGCCGCAGCGGGTGCCACGAATCGCGACATCGCCCAGCGACTCTTCGTCACGCGCCGCACTGTCGAAATCCACCTGACCAACGCCTACCGCAAGCTGAACATCACCTCGCGAGGCCAACTTCAGGCGGCACTCGTCTCGTCCGACTGA